The region TTTGCATCTCAAGCGTTGGCGAGGTATTGCCACGCGATACGCCAAAAATACGGCTTCTTTCCTTGCTGCTGTGCACATCCGTTGTATCGCCATTTGGGCATCAATCTCGTGACGACAGTATCTAGAGAACCTAGACAACAATGCCTCTGCCTAGACCCCTCTTCCTCCTTTGCCTTGTACTCGCCTTGGCAGGCTGTGGCTGGGTGGATCAATGGGTGGGGGAGGAGTCATCTCCAGAACCAGAAATCACGGGTGATGTCAAGCTGCAACATCTGACCCTGCGGCAAACCAACGCTAAAGGCCAACTCCTCTGGTTGTTGCAGGCGGCCGGGGCGCGCTATCGCGATGACGATCGCCAGCAATTGGAGATTCAAAATCTAACCGGGGAATTAAAGGCAGAGGGTAAAACCACCTACAAGGTGCAGGCCAAGGCAGTCAATGTGCGGCAGCGGGAGGGCCAACTTTGGGTTGAAGGTCGCACCACCGTCACTGATCTGCAGCAAAAGGGGACGATTATTGCCGATCAATTGGTTTGGCAGGGCGATCGCGGGGTACTCATTGCCCAGAAAAACCTGCAGGCCCGCTATCCCCAAGTGACCGTGACGGCTAAGCGCCTCGAAGCCGATAGCCAACGTCAAGAACTGCGGGCCCTCGATACCGTTCAGGTGAGCGCGGCCGCCAAGGAGGCCAAGGATTTGCGGCTCAAGACAGAAAGTTTAGTGTGGCAGCAGCAGACCAATCGACTGTTGGCAGGGGTGATCGGTCAAGGGGGGGTCACAGTCGTCGCTGTGGCGGGCGATCGCCAAGGGCAGCGGCTGCAAGCCCAAAGGGCCATCTGGTCAATTAGCGATCAACGAGTCACGCTGGAGGGGGATGTCCGAGTGCAGCTTCCTAACCCTGCTCTACGCATTGCAGGAGAAACGGTGCACTGGTTAATTCCCCAACAGCAATTGGTGAGCGATCGCCCCCTGCGGGTCAGCTATCCCAGCCAAGGCATTGAAGGGCAGGCCAATCGTGGTGTCTTCCTGATTGCTGAAAAGCGCGCCATCTTTGACAATGTCCAAATCAATAGCCAACCGCAACAGTCACAACTGCGTGCCCAACGCCTCAATTGGTGGATTCCCCAACAGCGGCTAGAAGCTCGCGGTCAGGTGGACATCCAGCGCCCTAATGCCCAACTACGCACAGCTCAACTGATTTGGCGGATTCCCCAGCAGGAAGTTGAAGCCCAAGGGGGAGTCTTTTACCGCCAGAGCAATCCCCACATTCAAGTTCAGGGCCAGCGGGCAAAAGGGTGGCTTGATCGCCAAGAGGTGATAGTGAGTGGCAATGTTCAGAGCAAAGTGCCGTTGCTAGTGCGCCTTCCCTAGACTGAATCCTAGAAATAACCAGTCCCTATGAGTACCGCACCACTGCAAATTCTTGACTTGGGGGGTGACATTCTCCTTTTCCAGCGTTTAATTCCGGTTCATCACTGTCAGCAGGTGATTGCTACAGCTGAGAAGGTGGGGTTTGAGGATGCGCAAATTCTCATGGGGACAGTCGATCGCTCAGTGCGCGGCGGCAGTTTGCTCCGCTTTGATCCCCAAGACCCCCAACAGGCAATGGTGCGGCAGATGCTTCTCCAGGCCACGCAAACAATTCAAATCGTCCTCTACCAGCACTATGGAATTCGCTTTCCTGAAATTGAAAACTTCTCGGTCCTGCGCTATCGGGTGGGGGAGGG is a window of Thermosynechococcus vestitus BP-1 DNA encoding:
- the lptC gene encoding LPS export ABC transporter periplasmic protein LptC, whose translation is MPLPRPLFLLCLVLALAGCGWVDQWVGEESSPEPEITGDVKLQHLTLRQTNAKGQLLWLLQAAGARYRDDDRQQLEIQNLTGELKAEGKTTYKVQAKAVNVRQREGQLWVEGRTTVTDLQQKGTIIADQLVWQGDRGVLIAQKNLQARYPQVTVTAKRLEADSQRQELRALDTVQVSAAAKEAKDLRLKTESLVWQQQTNRLLAGVIGQGGVTVVAVAGDRQGQRLQAQRAIWSISDQRVTLEGDVRVQLPNPALRIAGETVHWLIPQQQLVSDRPLRVSYPSQGIEGQANRGVFLIAEKRAIFDNVQINSQPQQSQLRAQRLNWWIPQQRLEARGQVDIQRPNAQLRTAQLIWRIPQQEVEAQGGVFYRQSNPHIQVQGQRAKGWLDRQEVIVSGNVQSKVPLLVRLP
- a CDS encoding prolyl hydroxylase family protein, with the translated sequence MSTAPLQILDLGGDILLFQRLIPVHHCQQVIATAEKVGFEDAQILMGTVDRSVRGGSLLRFDPQDPQQAMVRQMLLQATQTIQIVLYQHYGIRFPEIENFSVLRYRVGEGYRRHVDNLLLGSRQMELAQGIPTRDVSLVGYLNEDFQGGETYFDRQGVKITPRTGDIVVFPAYYTHPHAALPVVQGTKYAFATWLFY